One genomic region from Sulfitobacter pacificus encodes:
- a CDS encoding TAXI family TRAP transporter solute-binding subunit has translation MKFPIKAVAASIGLAVLASAASAESVNVTLSGGNPSGLWSLLGAGIDRAVKADDPSGVVTYQATGGGFANIGLLGRERTDLGMAHDAEIKLALAGDEPFDAPIENLQAIGYMYNWAPMHFFIKKSLAEEYGIDSIDDLATSGAAIRVANNNAGNIVANITTFMLEEAGYDEATIESNGGVLVRGGSSQQADLIADGRTDMVINGIFIGHSSFRKVDEGNDVVLLSVPENIIAATNERFGTGTFTIPADSYKNQTEDVVTLALGAMVITSDVLPEETGYMLAKSIASNIDEIRGVHKAMQALTPELLTSQTTLPFHPGAERAYKELGLLK, from the coding sequence ATGAAATTTCCAATCAAAGCCGTTGCCGCATCGATCGGCCTTGCGGTTCTTGCGAGCGCTGCTTCCGCAGAAAGCGTTAATGTGACCCTTTCAGGCGGCAATCCCTCGGGGCTTTGGTCGCTTCTGGGCGCTGGTATTGACCGTGCCGTCAAGGCGGATGACCCGAGCGGCGTGGTGACCTATCAGGCCACCGGGGGTGGCTTTGCGAACATCGGCCTTCTGGGCCGTGAACGGACCGACCTGGGGATGGCACATGATGCCGAGATCAAGCTGGCCCTCGCAGGGGACGAACCGTTTGACGCGCCGATCGAGAACCTTCAAGCCATCGGCTACATGTACAACTGGGCGCCGATGCACTTCTTCATCAAGAAGTCTCTTGCCGAAGAATATGGCATCGACAGCATTGACGACCTCGCGACGTCCGGCGCGGCGATCCGTGTTGCGAACAACAATGCCGGGAACATCGTCGCCAACATCACGACCTTCATGCTCGAAGAGGCGGGCTACGACGAAGCCACGATCGAGTCCAATGGCGGCGTGCTTGTCCGCGGTGGTTCGTCACAGCAAGCAGATCTGATTGCAGACGGCCGCACCGATATGGTGATCAACGGCATTTTCATCGGACATTCGTCGTTCCGTAAAGTTGACGAGGGCAATGACGTCGTGTTGCTCAGCGTTCCCGAAAACATCATCGCTGCGACCAACGAGCGTTTCGGAACCGGCACGTTCACAATTCCAGCCGACAGCTACAAGAACCAGACCGAAGATGTCGTCACGCTCGCACTGGGTGCGATGGTAATCACTTCCGATGTACTGCCGGAAGAAACTGGCTACATGCTCGCAAAGAGCATCGCGTCCAATATCGACGAGATCCGCGGCGTGCATAAGGCGATGCAGGCGCTCACACCGGAACTTCTGACGTCGCAGACCACGCTGCCGTTCCATCCTGGTGCGGAGCGTGCCTACAAGGAACTGGGTCTGCTCAAGTAA
- a CDS encoding Rieske 2Fe-2S domain-containing protein → MLTPEENELLTRVTGDAPMARLMRQHWTPVCLIEEVEESDGKPLRVEVLGESYVAFRDTKGRLGMLDELCPHRKASLVYGRNEECGLRCLYHGWKMDVEGNVVAMSSEPEGSPLMDKVKHRSYPVREWGGFVWAWLGEKDDMPEFQPPAFAPTEDTPVSILKIRVPANWAQIHEGQIDSAHSSSLHSSNMVPARVEGAAADDKSWYRPSTDKSPRMQTETTSYGFHYAAIRKPIKNAQTHNYLRITEFIAPYYSLIPPNNNYRVASVIVPINDDETAFHFIAFDGPNVPSTKEWRKFAHAVPGEDVDHKWRSLRTLENDFKQDRERMKEGHFTGVDGIPNEDIVMWVSMGSRVQRHTDILGASDLAIVEFRRLMADAAKKVAEGGQAIGTDSKIPQRVIASHEGVYPKDVDWRTLVDTSSKTEAAE, encoded by the coding sequence ATGCTTACACCCGAAGAGAATGAACTGCTTACACGCGTAACGGGGGATGCCCCGATGGCGCGACTTATGCGTCAGCATTGGACGCCTGTATGCCTGATCGAAGAGGTTGAAGAGTCGGACGGCAAACCGCTTCGAGTCGAAGTTCTCGGCGAAAGCTATGTCGCGTTCCGGGATACCAAGGGTCGTCTGGGAATGCTGGATGAGCTTTGCCCGCACAGAAAGGCCTCTCTGGTCTATGGCCGTAACGAGGAATGTGGGCTGCGCTGCCTCTATCACGGCTGGAAGATGGATGTTGAAGGCAATGTCGTCGCAATGTCTTCAGAGCCGGAAGGCAGTCCATTGATGGACAAGGTCAAACATCGTTCCTACCCCGTGCGGGAGTGGGGCGGCTTCGTCTGGGCTTGGCTCGGCGAGAAAGATGATATGCCCGAGTTCCAGCCGCCGGCCTTTGCGCCAACCGAAGACACCCCAGTTTCGATCCTGAAGATTCGCGTGCCCGCCAACTGGGCGCAGATTCACGAGGGCCAGATCGATAGCGCGCATTCATCATCGCTCCATTCCTCGAATATGGTTCCGGCACGGGTCGAGGGCGCCGCGGCGGACGACAAATCATGGTACCGCCCGTCGACAGACAAATCTCCGCGTATGCAGACTGAAACCACGAGCTACGGTTTCCATTACGCGGCGATCCGTAAGCCGATCAAAAACGCTCAGACGCATAACTATCTCCGGATCACCGAATTTATCGCGCCCTATTATTCGCTGATTCCGCCGAACAACAACTACCGGGTCGCCAGCGTCATCGTGCCGATCAATGACGATGAGACAGCGTTTCACTTCATAGCCTTCGACGGACCGAACGTTCCCTCCACCAAAGAGTGGCGCAAGTTTGCCCATGCCGTACCGGGTGAGGACGTGGACCATAAATGGCGCTCTCTCCGGACGTTGGAGAACGACTTCAAGCAGGACCGCGAAAGGATGAAAGAGGGCCACTTTACCGGCGTGGACGGCATTCCGAACGAAGATATTGTGATGTGGGTTTCGATGGGTAGCCGCGTGCAGCGTCACACGGACATTCTTGGGGCCTCCGACCTAGCGATTGTCGAGTTCCGCCGGCTCATGGCCGATGCGGCAAAGAAAGTCGCCGAAGGTGGCCAGGCAATCGGCACCGACTCGAAGATTCCGCAAAGGGTAATCGCCTCTCACGAGGGCGTGTATCCTAAGGACGTCGATTGGCGAACACTGGTAGACACGTCGAGCAAGACGGAAGCGGCCGAATAA
- a CDS encoding MarR family winged helix-turn-helix transcriptional regulator: MSDAMKEKQSSHVPVRPDERLARLVRLAARGFNRALQLRLQTENVTFGQWIFLRILWQEDGLSQRELSDRAHLTEPTAHTALIKMEELGFIERRNVEGNKRRQHAFLTRKGLELRDVLEPLALEVNDAAMAGLSKKAQEDLRHALAVMIRNLENDEQDAAARGVRVPPTKGNTEN; this comes from the coding sequence GTGAGCGATGCGATGAAAGAAAAGCAATCAAGCCATGTGCCTGTCCGCCCCGACGAGCGCTTGGCCCGACTGGTGCGATTGGCGGCCCGCGGTTTCAACCGGGCTCTTCAACTTCGCCTGCAAACGGAAAATGTTACGTTCGGTCAGTGGATTTTCCTGCGCATCCTCTGGCAGGAAGACGGGTTGTCGCAACGCGAACTGAGCGACCGGGCGCATCTCACCGAACCCACCGCCCACACCGCGCTCATCAAAATGGAAGAATTGGGTTTCATAGAGCGACGCAACGTCGAGGGCAACAAACGGCGCCAGCACGCGTTTCTGACGCGGAAGGGCTTGGAGCTGCGCGACGTTCTCGAACCTCTGGCGCTCGAAGTGAACGATGCAGCGATGGCGGGACTGTCCAAGAAAGCTCAGGAAGACTTGCGACACGCACTTGCCGTGATGATCCGGAACCTCGAAAATGACGAACAGGATGCGGCCGCCAGAGGGGTCCGTGTTCCCCCGACCAAGGGCAACACAGAAAACTGA
- a CDS encoding TRAP transporter permease, producing MRTIVMVLAAAFAVWVIHSNLFIISDPLIQGILFVSGIFTILFLAIGATSRAPDSIPIYDWVLSALSLATGVYFYVTSGAIADRISLLDEFTTDQFFFGSALLFLTIEATRRTTGLGLTGVVALFLIYNLFGSLLPPPFGHRVSEFSYLLDILVFTTDGLFGVPLQVVASYVFLFVMFGTFLAKAGGGDFFFNLAALVTGNARGGPAKIAIISSGLYGTMSGSPTSDVVATGSITIPVMKRLGYRARFAGAVEVAASSGGSAMPPIMGSAAFIMAEYSGISYNAIVLAALVPALLYYTGVFAQVHFRSVKHNLRPSADEIPSAKETFRTGWVFLLPIIGIIVALILGYSPTFTAGVGVLVTILSAMMLKDTRLSLWQLVEGLGATTLQILPVAGACAAAGLVIGGLSMTGLGMKSANVILTVSNMQPLLTLVIAAVVTIVLGLGMPTPSAYILAAVLVGPALAKLGFPTLPSQMFLLYYAILSALTPPIAVAAIAASAIADEDPFKIAFSAVRLAVVGFLLPFAFVWNPGILLELGPLANTLAVVGAFAGALAVAASLEGLVKTQLTAIERGVLPIAAIGAVSPYLAVSAICILVIVAMLIRQIAFTTESAHVDSA from the coding sequence ATGAGAACCATCGTCATGGTTCTGGCGGCGGCATTCGCGGTTTGGGTAATCCACTCGAACCTCTTCATCATCTCCGATCCGCTCATTCAGGGCATTCTGTTCGTATCGGGCATTTTCACGATTCTCTTCCTCGCGATCGGCGCGACCTCGCGCGCGCCGGACAGCATTCCGATCTATGATTGGGTTCTCTCTGCGCTGAGCCTGGCCACAGGGGTGTATTTCTACGTGACCTCGGGAGCGATTGCGGACCGGATCAGTCTACTCGACGAATTCACAACCGATCAGTTTTTCTTTGGCTCAGCCTTGTTGTTTCTGACCATCGAAGCGACCCGCCGGACCACCGGCCTAGGCCTGACCGGCGTTGTCGCCCTCTTCCTGATTTATAATCTGTTTGGCTCTCTTCTGCCGCCGCCATTCGGGCATCGCGTCAGCGAGTTCAGCTATCTCTTGGATATTCTGGTTTTCACCACCGATGGACTTTTTGGCGTGCCGCTTCAGGTCGTTGCCAGCTATGTTTTCCTGTTCGTGATGTTTGGAACATTCCTGGCCAAGGCCGGGGGAGGGGACTTCTTTTTCAACCTTGCAGCGCTTGTGACCGGCAATGCGCGCGGCGGCCCCGCCAAAATCGCGATCATTTCGTCGGGCCTGTACGGCACGATGTCCGGGAGCCCAACATCCGATGTTGTTGCAACGGGGTCGATCACGATCCCTGTCATGAAGCGACTCGGCTATCGGGCACGGTTCGCGGGGGCGGTGGAAGTCGCGGCGTCGTCTGGCGGAAGCGCGATGCCTCCGATCATGGGGTCAGCAGCCTTCATCATGGCCGAGTATTCCGGCATTTCCTACAACGCCATCGTGCTCGCCGCTCTGGTGCCGGCGCTTCTATACTACACGGGTGTCTTCGCTCAGGTTCACTTCCGGTCAGTCAAGCACAACCTTCGACCCTCTGCAGACGAAATACCTTCAGCAAAGGAAACATTCAGGACCGGATGGGTTTTCCTGCTGCCGATCATCGGCATCATCGTCGCCCTCATTCTGGGGTATTCCCCGACCTTCACAGCCGGTGTCGGAGTTCTGGTAACCATCCTGTCCGCGATGATGCTGAAAGACACACGGCTGTCACTGTGGCAGTTGGTGGAAGGGCTGGGGGCGACTACGCTCCAGATTCTGCCAGTCGCCGGCGCTTGTGCCGCGGCCGGTCTTGTGATTGGCGGCTTGTCGATGACCGGCCTTGGAATGAAATCCGCGAACGTCATTTTGACTGTCAGCAACATGCAACCACTGCTGACACTCGTTATCGCCGCGGTCGTCACGATTGTTCTCGGTCTCGGGATGCCAACGCCCAGTGCGTATATCCTGGCAGCCGTGCTGGTCGGACCGGCGCTGGCAAAGCTCGGTTTCCCGACGTTGCCGAGCCAGATGTTTCTGCTCTACTACGCGATTCTCTCGGCACTGACGCCACCGATTGCTGTGGCTGCAATCGCGGCCTCAGCGATTGCCGACGAAGACCCCTTCAAGATCGCGTTCTCTGCAGTCCGGCTAGCCGTCGTCGGCTTCCTGCTGCCCTTCGCCTTCGTGTGGAACCCGGGTATCCTCCTAGAACTTGGCCCCCTGGCAAACACCTTGGCCGTCGTGGGTGCGTTTGCCGGAGCCCTCGCGGTCGCAGCCTCTCTGGAAGGCTTGGTCAAGACGCAACTCACTGCAATCGAAAGGGGCGTACTTCCCATCGCTGCGATTGGCGCCGTAAGCCCATATTTGGCGGTATCCGCGATCTGTATTTTGGTGATTGTCGCAATGCTAATCCGGCAGATCGCTTTCACGACAGAAAGCGCCCACGTCGACAGTGCCTAG
- a CDS encoding alpha-hydroxy acid oxidase: MTTAINIEDLRAQARRRLPRVVFDYLDGGAESEVTLRRNRSSFTNIVLTPRILKGGSVDLTLELFGETYSKPFFIGPTGLNGLYWPQGDLHLAAAAERAGVGFTVSTASNTTLEEIARRSKGPLWFQLYPWGKGAFADALIDRAQAAGYSALVLTVDSLVGGKRERDLRHGFAHEIRIGPRTVLDGLLHPAWLTSVWLGPHRPRLENLLDFVGNSASDRELAEFTRSQRNPEFSWEHVRRIREKWKGPLLIKGIMCPEDAIDAQRAGVDGIVVSNHGGRQLDGAPATIDVLANIIAALDRKFPVLLDGGIRRGSDIVKALTLGAKGVLLGRAPLYGLAAQGEAGASRALSILEEEMTRTMTFVGARSVSAVSGVNVETRRP; the protein is encoded by the coding sequence ATGACGACAGCAATCAATATCGAAGACTTGCGAGCGCAGGCACGGCGTCGCCTGCCACGGGTGGTGTTCGATTATTTGGATGGGGGCGCGGAATCGGAGGTGACGCTGCGGCGCAATCGCAGTTCCTTCACGAATATCGTTCTCACGCCGCGAATCCTCAAAGGGGGGAGCGTCGATCTCACCTTGGAGCTGTTCGGGGAAACATACTCGAAGCCGTTTTTCATAGGGCCGACAGGGCTGAATGGGCTCTACTGGCCCCAGGGAGATCTGCACCTCGCCGCTGCGGCCGAACGGGCTGGGGTCGGTTTCACGGTTTCGACCGCCTCGAACACGACGCTGGAAGAGATCGCGCGGAGGAGCAAGGGTCCCCTCTGGTTCCAGCTTTATCCTTGGGGGAAGGGCGCATTCGCTGATGCGCTGATCGACCGGGCGCAGGCGGCCGGTTACTCGGCTCTGGTACTGACTGTCGATTCACTCGTGGGCGGCAAGCGCGAACGTGATCTGCGGCACGGCTTCGCCCACGAAATCCGCATTGGCCCCCGGACTGTTCTCGATGGGCTTCTGCATCCTGCTTGGCTGACCTCCGTATGGCTCGGGCCGCACCGTCCCAGACTTGAGAACCTCTTGGACTTTGTCGGAAACAGCGCGAGCGACAGAGAACTGGCCGAGTTTACCCGATCTCAGCGGAACCCGGAGTTTTCATGGGAACATGTTCGCCGCATTCGGGAGAAATGGAAAGGCCCGCTGCTGATCAAGGGTATCATGTGCCCAGAAGATGCGATTGACGCGCAACGCGCCGGTGTGGATGGAATCGTCGTCTCGAACCATGGTGGCCGTCAGCTTGATGGCGCTCCTGCCACCATCGACGTACTCGCAAATATCATCGCGGCTCTTGATCGGAAGTTCCCGGTTCTGCTGGACGGCGGCATTCGTCGCGGCAGTGACATCGTGAAAGCGCTAACCCTGGGCGCGAAGGGCGTTCTGCTGGGTCGCGCGCCGCTCTATGGCTTGGCGGCGCAAGGCGAGGCGGGCGCGTCACGGGCGCTTTCGATCCTTGAAGAGGAGATGACGAGGACCATGACCTTTGTGGGCGCAAGATCCGTGTCCGCTGTCTCAGGTGTCAACGTCGAAACGCGACGGCCATAA
- a CDS encoding 2-hydroxyacid dehydrogenase encodes MMTPKIYIAQDPVLEEVLDTATDRLRAEGWEVVRGPQITPGVPLRLTGEQRQALLSDVDIIVASSRSRLSEADLDASPRLRALVFPTIGVDAVDLEACAARGLIVANGATPENFLAMSEATVMLMLVLLYRLHESERLLRENAGRPQQMYARMVRGRTIGLIGSGRIGAGVIERLLAFEPAQILVHDPFLTPDTAPTGVRLVERDALLTTCDVVSLHVPLNAQTRGMIGEAELRMMKPDAVLINTSRGGLIDEDALVRVMTAGHLAGAGLDVTETEPLPADHPLRGLDRVILTPHILGHTIDLYTVMPDVLVENATRIMKGDLPTYVRNPDVVERWRQKLNDLN; translated from the coding sequence ATGATGACCCCGAAGATCTATATTGCGCAGGATCCTGTGCTGGAAGAGGTGTTGGACACCGCAACGGATCGGCTGCGGGCCGAAGGCTGGGAGGTCGTTCGCGGCCCCCAGATCACCCCGGGTGTTCCGCTGCGGCTGACGGGAGAGCAACGGCAGGCGCTGCTGTCGGACGTTGATATCATCGTGGCCAGCTCGCGGTCGCGGCTGAGCGAGGCGGATCTGGATGCCTCGCCACGGCTGCGGGCGCTGGTCTTTCCGACGATCGGGGTGGATGCGGTCGATCTGGAGGCCTGTGCCGCGCGTGGTCTGATCGTGGCCAATGGTGCAACGCCCGAGAACTTTCTGGCGATGTCAGAGGCGACAGTGATGCTGATGCTGGTGCTGCTGTACCGGCTGCATGAATCCGAACGCCTGCTACGCGAAAATGCGGGCCGGCCGCAGCAGATGTATGCGCGGATGGTGCGGGGCCGGACGATCGGCCTGATCGGGTCTGGCCGGATCGGGGCCGGGGTGATCGAGCGACTGCTGGCGTTCGAGCCGGCACAGATCCTGGTGCACGATCCGTTCCTGACACCGGATACCGCGCCTACGGGCGTACGGTTGGTGGAGCGCGACGCGCTGCTGACCACGTGTGATGTGGTGAGCCTGCATGTGCCGTTGAACGCGCAGACACGGGGCATGATTGGCGAGGCTGAACTGCGCATGATGAAGCCGGATGCGGTTCTGATCAACACCTCGCGCGGGGGTCTCATTGACGAGGATGCGCTGGTGCGGGTGATGACCGCAGGGCACCTGGCTGGTGCGGGGCTGGACGTGACGGAAACCGAACCGCTGCCCGCCGACCACCCGCTGCGCGGCCTCGACCGGGTGATCCTCACCCCGCATATCCTGGGCCACACCATTGATCTCTACACGGTCATGCCCGACGTCCTCGTCGAAAACGCAACACGCATCATGAAAGGTGATCTGCCGACATATGTCAGGAACCCCGATGTGGTGGAACGCTGGCGACAAAAGTTGAACGATCTGAACTGA
- a CDS encoding PDR/VanB family oxidoreductase, translating into MENIKMRVEKRRDLTPSIAEFTLVPVGGDVLPSFDPGAHITLETPSGAMRRYSLINDGSDPKEFVVAIKKEPNSRGGSASMHEQATVGSELTVEFPENDFPLTDVQKYLLIAGGIGITPILSMARYLDKKGKMLRIIYVSRSPEESAYLDELMRDFDGRIIVHHDGGAPDAVYDFWDDLVTPRATHVFCCGPKPLMDEIKAVSGHWPEGRVHFEDFKPVDVVRQDDVSFEVELKKSGETVTVPEDRSILEALRDAGFATSSSCESGTCGTCKTRLLEGKADHRDMVLMEEEKSDHIMICVSRALSGRLVLDL; encoded by the coding sequence ATGGAGAATATCAAGATGCGCGTCGAGAAACGGCGTGACTTGACCCCGAGCATCGCCGAATTCACCCTGGTGCCGGTTGGGGGCGATGTGCTCCCTAGTTTCGATCCTGGTGCTCACATCACCTTGGAAACTCCGTCCGGAGCGATGCGTCGCTATTCGCTGATCAACGATGGCAGCGACCCAAAGGAATTTGTTGTCGCGATCAAAAAAGAACCGAATTCGCGTGGGGGCTCCGCGTCGATGCACGAACAGGCGACCGTCGGGTCCGAGTTGACAGTCGAATTCCCGGAAAACGATTTCCCGCTAACCGATGTTCAGAAGTACCTGCTCATCGCCGGCGGTATCGGGATCACGCCGATTCTGTCGATGGCACGGTATCTCGACAAGAAGGGCAAGATGCTCAGAATCATCTACGTCAGCCGCAGTCCGGAGGAATCGGCCTATCTGGATGAACTGATGAGAGATTTCGATGGCCGGATCATTGTGCACCATGACGGCGGCGCTCCGGATGCAGTCTACGATTTCTGGGACGATCTCGTCACGCCCCGTGCCACTCACGTCTTCTGTTGTGGTCCGAAACCGCTGATGGATGAAATCAAGGCCGTTTCCGGGCACTGGCCGGAGGGGCGAGTTCACTTCGAAGATTTCAAGCCCGTCGATGTGGTGCGCCAAGACGATGTCTCTTTCGAAGTGGAGCTGAAAAAAAGTGGCGAAACCGTCACGGTGCCCGAAGATCGTTCGATCTTGGAGGCATTGCGTGACGCCGGATTCGCAACGTCCAGCTCCTGTGAAAGTGGCACATGCGGCACCTGCAAGACCCGCCTCCTCGAGGGGAAAGCTGACCATCGCGACATGGTGCTTATGGAAGAGGAAAAAAGCGACCATATAATGATTTGTGTATCCCGCGCGCTATCGGGGAGGCTGGTTCTTGACCTCTGA
- a CDS encoding thiamine pyrophosphate-binding protein has protein sequence MSEGIPLPVERPVSSDSLGVWGSDVFADMLRGLGVKYVALNPGSSFRGLHDSLVNHLGNEDPQMLLCLHEEHAVAIAHGYAKVTGEPLAVILHSNVGLMHGTMAIFNAWCDRVPVLIYGATGPVDAALRRPWIDWLHTCRDQASMIRNYVKWDDQPGSMEAALESMLRADVIARSEPKGPTYVNFDVSIQEKQHAQAPALPDFARYQPPLPAAPSAEGVARAADLLKNAKAPVVLAGRVSRDPADWARRVAFVEGLGAKVLTDIRIGASFPTDHPQHRGKPAFFIDDAAGAVLREADVILSLDWLDVAGTLKLAGEVTAQVIQASLDYQLHNGWGMEHQALPALDLHLACGPDVAMHAIADALGVGAGEMPGDLPVKPALNAPDADVELDIMTLAGALGEGLEGVCASFVRLPLGWAGEAWHFRHPLDFLGSDGGAGIGSGPGMLIGAALALKDSDRLPVAVLGDGDFMMAASAFWTAAHYGTPFLAVVSNNRSFYNDEVHQERVAVARNRPVENKWIGQRIGDPDIDIAGVARAQGCEGIGPVFTAGELVEAIKQGVEMVRAGKSVVIDARVQPGYNPNMVAGLTRSD, from the coding sequence ATGAGTGAAGGAATTCCATTGCCGGTTGAGCGCCCAGTATCGTCGGATAGTTTGGGAGTTTGGGGTAGCGATGTATTTGCGGATATGTTGCGAGGTTTGGGGGTGAAGTATGTTGCGCTGAACCCTGGGTCGAGCTTTCGAGGTTTGCACGACAGCCTTGTGAACCACCTTGGTAATGAAGATCCGCAGATGCTGTTGTGTCTGCACGAAGAGCATGCGGTTGCGATTGCGCATGGCTATGCGAAAGTGACGGGGGAGCCATTGGCGGTGATCCTGCACAGCAATGTGGGTCTGATGCACGGGACGATGGCGATCTTCAACGCATGGTGTGATCGGGTTCCTGTGCTGATCTATGGTGCGACGGGGCCGGTTGATGCGGCGCTGCGGCGTCCTTGGATTGACTGGCTGCATACCTGCCGTGACCAGGCGTCGATGATCCGGAATTATGTGAAATGGGACGATCAGCCTGGCTCGATGGAGGCGGCGCTGGAATCGATGTTGCGGGCGGATGTGATTGCGCGGAGCGAGCCGAAAGGGCCGACCTATGTGAACTTTGATGTGTCGATCCAGGAAAAGCAGCACGCGCAGGCCCCGGCGCTGCCGGATTTTGCGCGTTACCAGCCGCCTTTGCCTGCGGCTCCTTCGGCCGAAGGCGTGGCACGTGCGGCGGACCTGCTGAAGAACGCCAAGGCGCCTGTGGTGCTGGCGGGGCGGGTGTCGCGCGATCCGGCGGATTGGGCGCGGCGTGTGGCCTTTGTCGAGGGGCTGGGGGCGAAGGTTCTGACGGATATCCGGATCGGGGCGTCTTTCCCGACGGATCACCCGCAGCATCGGGGTAAACCAGCCTTCTTCATCGACGACGCGGCGGGCGCGGTGCTGCGCGAGGCCGATGTGATCCTGAGCCTGGACTGGCTGGATGTCGCGGGTACGCTGAAACTGGCGGGCGAAGTGACGGCGCAGGTGATCCAGGCGTCGCTGGATTATCAGCTGCACAATGGCTGGGGGATGGAGCATCAGGCGCTGCCTGCGCTGGATCTGCACCTGGCCTGTGGCCCGGATGTTGCGATGCATGCGATTGCCGATGCCCTGGGTGTAGGGGCGGGCGAGATGCCCGGTGATTTGCCGGTCAAACCCGCGCTGAACGCCCCCGATGCAGATGTTGAGCTTGATATCATGACGCTGGCCGGGGCGCTTGGCGAAGGTTTGGAAGGTGTCTGTGCCAGCTTTGTGCGTTTGCCGTTGGGTTGGGCGGGCGAGGCGTGGCACTTCCGTCATCCGCTGGACTTCCTGGGTTCGGATGGCGGCGCGGGGATCGGCTCGGGTCCTGGGATGCTGATCGGGGCGGCGCTGGCGCTGAAAGACAGCGACCGGCTGCCTGTTGCGGTTCTTGGGGACGGCGACTTCATGATGGCGGCCTCGGCATTTTGGACGGCGGCGCATTATGGCACTCCGTTCCTGGCGGTGGTGTCGAACAATCGCTCGTTCTACAATGACGAGGTGCACCAGGAACGCGTGGCCGTGGCCCGCAACCGCCCGGTCGAGAACAAGTGGATCGGCCAGCGTATCGGTGATCCGGATATCGACATTGCCGGAGTTGCGCGGGCGCAGGGCTGCGAAGGGATCGGCCCGGTCTTTACCGCGGGCGAGCTGGTCGAGGCGATCAAACAGGGCGTCGAGATGGTGCGCGCGGGCAAGAGCGTAGTGATCGATGCACGTGTCCAGCCGGGGTATAACCCCAACATGGTCGCTGGCCTGACGCGGAGCGACTGA
- the nadC gene encoding carboxylating nicotinate-nucleotide diphosphorylase, with protein sequence MSNVANVPDIILEPMVRNAIVEDLGAAGDVTTRSVLPEGTRYKAQMRARQDAVVSGMQVASLAFRLIDPDLIVETVVADGTACKTGDTLMRIEGSAASILAAERVALNFAGRLSGTATLTASYVQELAGTKTRITCTRKTTPGLKLVEKLAILHGGGHNHRFSLSDAILIKDNHIAAAGGIKQVLEAVQRNVGHMVVVEIEIDGLHQLDEVLQTGGADVIMFDNMSTEDMAEAVKRIDGRAKTEASGNVTLGRLREIASVNVDYISSGALTHSAGTVDFGLDF encoded by the coding sequence GGTTCGGAACGCCATTGTGGAGGACCTGGGTGCAGCAGGCGACGTGACAACCCGTTCCGTTCTGCCTGAAGGCACGCGCTACAAGGCGCAAATGCGTGCACGGCAGGACGCGGTTGTTTCTGGGATGCAGGTGGCCTCTCTGGCGTTTCGGCTGATTGATCCCGATCTTATTGTCGAGACTGTTGTCGCGGATGGTACGGCCTGCAAAACGGGCGATACCTTGATGCGTATAGAGGGATCGGCGGCGTCGATCCTTGCCGCAGAGCGTGTTGCCCTGAACTTTGCCGGGCGGTTGTCCGGGACGGCAACTTTGACAGCGTCCTATGTGCAGGAACTTGCGGGTACCAAGACACGTATCACCTGTACGCGCAAAACCACACCGGGGCTGAAGCTTGTCGAGAAACTCGCGATTTTGCATGGCGGCGGCCACAATCACCGGTTTTCCCTGTCCGATGCAATCCTGATCAAGGACAACCATATCGCAGCGGCTGGTGGCATCAAACAGGTGCTGGAAGCCGTTCAGCGAAATGTGGGTCACATGGTCGTGGTTGAGATCGAGATCGACGGTTTGCATCAGTTGGACGAGGTGCTTCAGACCGGGGGCGCAGATGTCATCATGTTTGACAATATGTCGACCGAAGACATGGCCGAAGCCGTAAAGCGCATTGACGGGCGGGCGAAGACAGAAGCCAGCGGGAATGTGACCCTTGGCCGTTTGCGCGAAATCGCATCGGTAAATGTGGATTATATTTCCTCCGGTGCTTTGACCCATTCGGCGGGAACCGTCGATTTCGGTTTGGATTTCTGA